One Chryseobacterium indoltheticum DNA segment encodes these proteins:
- a CDS encoding dimethylarginine dimethylaminohydrolase family protein, which produces MKLNIKNETGRLRSVVLGQPNSMGGVPTLEESYDAKSYYTIEHNMYPKEADIISEMNAFEAVLKKYDVQVFRPDIIKDYNQVFARDVAFVIDDKMIISNVIADRADEQEAYKKVFEEVAWRKIINLPETAHIEGGDIIVWNDFLFIGTCFSEDYRSYKTARTNEYAIEILKEYFPKKRIIDLELKKNDKEPYKGILHLDCTFNPIGDDKCIIYKNGFVDESDYNLIIDIFGEENCFHVNDEEMFEMVPNVFSISPEVVVSDQTFTRMNNHLRDVWGMTVEEIPYREISKMGGLLRCSTMPLVRD; this is translated from the coding sequence ATGAAATTAAATATAAAAAACGAAACTGGTAGACTGAGGTCGGTAGTTTTAGGGCAACCCAACTCTATGGGCGGCGTTCCGACTTTGGAAGAAAGCTATGATGCCAAATCATATTATACGATAGAGCACAATATGTATCCGAAGGAAGCAGACATCATCAGCGAAATGAATGCTTTTGAAGCGGTTCTGAAAAAATATGACGTTCAGGTTTTCCGTCCGGATATTATTAAAGATTATAATCAGGTTTTTGCAAGAGATGTAGCTTTTGTGATCGATGATAAAATGATTATTTCTAATGTGATTGCAGACAGAGCCGACGAACAGGAAGCGTACAAAAAAGTTTTTGAAGAAGTAGCCTGGAGAAAAATTATCAATCTTCCGGAAACAGCTCATATCGAAGGCGGAGATATAATCGTTTGGAATGACTTTCTTTTCATTGGAACGTGTTTCAGTGAAGATTACAGAAGTTATAAAACAGCAAGAACGAACGAATATGCCATTGAAATTCTTAAAGAATATTTTCCTAAAAAGAGAATTATCGATCTTGAATTAAAGAAAAATGATAAAGAACCTTATAAAGGTATTTTGCATTTAGACTGCACATTCAATCCAATTGGCGACGATAAATGTATTATTTATAAGAACGGTTTTGTAGATGAAAGTGATTACAATTTGATCATTGATATTTTCGGTGAAGAAAATTGCTTCCATGTAAACGATGAAGAGATGTTTGAAATGGTACCCAATGTTTTCTCAATTTCACCTGAAGTTGTGGTTTCAGACCAAACATTTACAAGAATGAACAACCATTTAAGAGATGTTTGGGGAATGACTGTCGAAGAAATTCCTTATAGGGAGATCTCTAAAATGGGAGGGTTGTTGAGATGTTCTACGATGCCTTTGGTGAGAGATTAA
- a CDS encoding four helix bundle protein — translation MSIIKFHQDLKVYQESFKTAMEIFELTKVFPKEELYSLTDQIRRSSRSVSVNISEAWGKRKYEKSFVAKLTDSEGEARETQSWLEFALACKYIKEEQYNNLNKQYNHIIGMLVIMMNQSEKWCSFVGK, via the coding sequence ATGTCAATAATTAAATTTCATCAGGATCTTAAAGTATATCAGGAGTCCTTTAAAACAGCAATGGAAATCTTTGAGTTAACCAAGGTTTTTCCTAAAGAAGAGCTTTACTCTCTTACAGATCAGATTAGAAGATCCTCAAGGTCAGTTTCAGTAAATATTAGCGAAGCTTGGGGCAAAAGAAAATACGAAAAATCTTTTGTGGCCAAATTGACAGATTCTGAAGGTGAAGCAAGAGAAACCCAATCGTGGCTTGAATTTGCTTTGGCTTGTAAGTATATTAAAGAAGAACAATATAATAATTTAAACAAACAATATAATCACATCATCGGAATGTTGGTGATTATGATGAATCAATCAGAAAAGTGGTGCTCATTTGTAGGGAAATAA
- the ctlX gene encoding citrulline utilization hydrolase CtlX, whose protein sequence is MQTTDTVLMIEPIAFGYNAETAENNYFQVEQKGADIQSKALAEFKIFVEKLRNKGINVITIKDTIDPHTPDSIFPNNWVSFHKDGKVVLYPMFASNRRVERREDIIESIKNQGFEVSEIDDWSLPEMQGHFLEGTGSMIFDHDNKIAYGSVSLRLDENLFREFCTKYRFTPVVFHSFQTVGDERLPIYHTNVMMCVADQFVVICLDCIDSELERSKVIETIKNSGKEIIEISEEQMQQFAGNMLQVQNKDGEKFLVMSQTAYQSLNAEQISNIEKYCEIIYSDLNTIEVNGGGSARCMLAEVFLPKK, encoded by the coding sequence ATGCAGACAACAGATACAGTATTAATGATAGAGCCGATTGCATTCGGTTACAATGCAGAAACGGCAGAAAATAATTATTTTCAAGTAGAGCAGAAAGGGGCGGATATTCAGTCAAAAGCTTTGGCAGAATTTAAAATTTTTGTTGAAAAACTGAGAAATAAAGGAATTAATGTTATCACCATAAAAGATACTATCGATCCTCATACTCCGGATTCTATTTTTCCAAACAATTGGGTAAGCTTCCACAAAGATGGAAAAGTGGTTTTGTATCCGATGTTTGCTTCAAACAGAAGAGTAGAGCGAAGAGAAGATATTATTGAAAGTATCAAAAATCAAGGTTTTGAAGTATCAGAAATTGATGACTGGTCTTTGCCTGAAATGCAAGGACACTTTTTGGAAGGAACGGGAAGTATGATCTTTGATCATGATAACAAAATCGCTTATGGTTCGGTTTCTTTGAGGCTTGATGAAAATTTATTCAGAGAATTCTGTACCAAATATAGATTTACCCCGGTTGTCTTCCACTCGTTTCAAACGGTTGGTGACGAGAGGCTACCAATTTATCATACCAATGTAATGATGTGTGTGGCCGATCAATTTGTCGTGATTTGTTTAGATTGTATTGATAGTGAACTGGAAAGAAGCAAAGTAATAGAAACCATTAAAAATTCAGGAAAAGAGATCATTGAAATTTCTGAAGAACAAATGCAGCAATTTGCCGGAAATATGCTTCAGGTACAAAATAAAGATGGTGAAAAGTTTTTAGTAATGAGCCAAACTGCTTATCAGTCTTTGAATGCTGAGCAAATTTCAAATATCGAAAAATATTGTGAAATCATTTATTCAGATTTAAATACGATTGAAGTAAACGGAGGCGGAAGTGCACGTTGTATGTTGGCAGAAGTTTTCTTACCTAAAAAATAA